In one Motacilla alba alba isolate MOTALB_02 chromosome 7, Motacilla_alba_V1.0_pri, whole genome shotgun sequence genomic region, the following are encoded:
- the LOC119703542 gene encoding beta-keratin-related protein-like, whose protein sequence is MSCYDLCLSSSCGPRPLATSCNQPCFRRCGDSTAFIQPPTVVVTLPGPILSSFPQNTAVGSTASAAVGSYLRCCGIPVGSRGLGKAGLLCLGIGL, encoded by the coding sequence ATGTCCTGCTACGACCTGTGCCTGTCCTCCTCCTGCGGTCCCCGGCCCCTGGCCACCAGCTGCAACCAGCCCTGCTTCCGCCGCTGTGGGGACTCCACTGCCTTCATCCAGCCGCCCACAGTTGTGGTCACGCTGCCCGggcccatcctcagctccttcccacagaacaCCGCGGTGGGCTCCACGGCGTCGGCGGCGGTCGGGAGCTACCTGCGCTGCTGCGGCATCCCTGTGGGCTCCCGGGGGCTGGGCAAGGCAGGACTGCTGTGCCTGGGCATCGGGTTGTAG